The following coding sequences lie in one Synechococcus sp. CC9902 genomic window:
- a CDS encoding tetratricopeptide repeat protein, producing MLRGIKFKRSLTAALISISNFFLIAPAQALVPYVYLPTEVELSGSSLGIGRTAAQLLQMGQPKEAAQLAALAVQLNPNDERLWTVLAEAQLRSNQLEDASQSLAKAKKINPNNAGLWFAEAAIALRAQRPEEAIPLIQRGLQIDANNAAAYFDLGNARIMQNKLAIALQSFEKATEIKPEFWEALNNQALVLFELGEHDEAIQRWRRVLKLDQNAEPMLALAAALHQKGEQIEALSLAKEALSKNPNYVLPMHQKEQLWGSHVRQATANLLREAALASSVERAQANATWKKRQ from the coding sequence GTGCTTCGAGGAATCAAATTCAAACGAAGCCTGACTGCAGCACTGATCAGCATCAGCAATTTTTTCCTGATCGCTCCAGCCCAAGCCTTGGTGCCCTACGTCTACTTACCAACAGAAGTAGAGCTCTCGGGATCCTCTCTTGGAATCGGACGAACCGCAGCTCAACTCCTACAAATGGGTCAACCCAAGGAGGCCGCACAACTGGCTGCTTTAGCTGTTCAGCTCAACCCAAACGATGAACGTTTATGGACTGTGTTGGCTGAAGCACAGCTTCGAAGCAATCAACTGGAAGACGCCAGTCAGTCCCTTGCAAAAGCCAAAAAAATCAACCCCAACAATGCTGGGCTCTGGTTTGCAGAGGCAGCGATTGCACTACGGGCTCAACGACCGGAGGAAGCGATTCCGCTCATTCAACGCGGCTTGCAAATAGATGCAAATAATGCAGCTGCATACTTCGATCTCGGGAATGCACGGATCATGCAAAACAAGCTTGCAATCGCTCTGCAATCCTTTGAAAAAGCAACTGAAATCAAGCCTGAGTTTTGGGAAGCCCTCAACAACCAAGCCCTTGTTCTTTTTGAACTAGGAGAACATGACGAAGCCATTCAACGTTGGCGACGAGTGCTCAAGCTGGATCAGAACGCAGAACCAATGCTGGCTTTAGCCGCAGCGCTACACCAAAAGGGCGAACAGATCGAAGCTCTATCGCTGGCAAAAGAAGCCCTGTCCAAAAATCCCAATTACGTTTTGCCGATGCATCAAAAAGAGCAGCTATGGGGTTCCCATGTGAGGCAAGCCACAGCAAACTTGTTGCGTGAAGCAGCACTTGCCAGCAGCGTTGAACGGGCCCAGGCCAATGCCACCTGGAAAAAACGCCAGTGA
- a CDS encoding DUF502 domain-containing protein, producing the protein MVQSNPRPDLPLGERLQQDLKNDLIAGLLVVIPLATTIWLSTIVSRFVLAFLTSIPKQFNPFITLNPLLQDLINLALGLTVPLMGILLIGLMARNIVGRWLLEFGEGTLTRIPLAGSVYKTLKQLLETVLGGNSARFRRVVLVEYPREGLFSVGFVTGEVGPSLQSDLETPLLSVFIPTAPNPTTGWYTLVPEGSVRELNISVEEAFRTIISAGIVNPDEQEAPVNRSFSSLIAQLRASASPSS; encoded by the coding sequence TTGGTTCAGTCCAATCCCAGACCTGATCTACCGCTGGGCGAAAGGCTTCAGCAAGATCTCAAAAATGACCTGATTGCAGGGTTGCTGGTGGTGATTCCACTGGCAACCACTATCTGGCTATCCACGATTGTTAGCCGGTTTGTACTGGCTTTCCTGACGTCGATTCCGAAGCAGTTCAATCCCTTCATCACCCTGAATCCGCTTCTTCAGGATCTGATCAACCTGGCCCTCGGACTCACGGTTCCCCTAATGGGGATCCTGTTGATTGGCCTTATGGCTCGCAACATTGTGGGCCGATGGTTGCTCGAATTCGGAGAGGGCACACTCACCCGGATTCCTCTTGCCGGCTCCGTTTACAAAACTCTCAAGCAGCTGCTCGAAACTGTGTTGGGCGGAAATTCGGCCCGCTTCCGCCGAGTCGTTCTGGTCGAATATCCCAGAGAAGGTTTGTTCAGTGTTGGCTTTGTCACCGGCGAGGTGGGCCCTTCACTCCAATCCGATCTTGAAACACCACTCTTAAGTGTGTTTATCCCCACGGCGCCTAATCCCACCACCGGTTGGTACACGCTTGTGCCAGAGGGTTCAGTACGGGAACTGAATATTTCCGTTGAGGAAGCGTTCCGCACGATCATTTCAGCTGGCATCGTGAACCCAGATGAGCAAGAAGCCCCTGTGAATCGCAGCTTCTCCAGCCTCATAGCTCAGTTGCGGGCCTCCGCATCCCCTTCCAGCTAA
- a CDS encoding HpsJ family protein, which produces MTGTETGRLASLLRWLGLTMVLVLVLQMAAVLVGSDWSVEATPPPITGPLVALAPLGFIGLLTCLIGSRLENPQQQVTPLRVVVCAFSALLAIGMVVAVPMSLSNGAGDLSKTQNLEQGRAAMKEARAFRDDPEQVASLGEQLAQAGQLAADATDEDKLRAAKTMIDEQIDQMDTQLKRVESQQTRESRQRLIGGTATAVVLAVAFVLLALTAVI; this is translated from the coding sequence GTGACGGGAACCGAAACGGGACGCCTGGCATCCCTGCTTCGTTGGCTTGGCCTCACGATGGTTCTCGTTCTCGTCCTGCAGATGGCTGCGGTCTTGGTGGGATCCGACTGGTCGGTGGAGGCGACTCCTCCTCCGATCACTGGACCTTTGGTGGCGCTGGCCCCACTGGGGTTTATTGGACTGTTGACCTGTCTGATTGGATCACGCCTTGAGAACCCTCAACAGCAAGTCACCCCACTGCGGGTTGTGGTTTGTGCTTTTTCCGCTCTTCTAGCGATTGGCATGGTGGTGGCCGTTCCCATGTCGTTAAGCAATGGGGCTGGTGATCTCTCGAAGACTCAGAATCTTGAGCAAGGTCGGGCAGCGATGAAGGAAGCCCGGGCGTTTCGCGACGATCCCGAGCAGGTGGCTTCCTTGGGCGAACAGTTGGCTCAAGCAGGACAGTTGGCTGCTGACGCCACTGACGAGGACAAGCTGCGTGCTGCAAAAACGATGATTGACGAGCAGATCGACCAAATGGACACGCAGCTCAAACGGGTGGAGTCGCAGCAGACCCGTGAATCTCGGCAACGATTGATTGGCGGTACGGCCACCGCTGTTGTTCTGGCAGTTGCATTTGTGCTGCTTGCACTCACTGCAGTGATCTGA
- the nusB gene encoding transcription antitermination factor NusB codes for MASRSLSRELALLVLGQVSEQNKLSTADLGIESLLEKALESLTQHWREALDSSASELDHAQQRLLDSELQQGQASTLDVVRDHLRSSLGTAEQVLNGLSATLELPRLLLLSDQEKVRSAAMERIAQVIRQRESIDARLDQVMEGWRLGRLPRIDRDILRLAVVDLQTMGTPAPVAFNEAVELANRYSDEQGRRMINGVLRRFHDAQSTAAD; via the coding sequence ATGGCCTCACGATCCCTTTCCCGCGAGTTGGCCTTGCTGGTGCTTGGCCAAGTGTCGGAACAGAACAAGTTGTCGACAGCTGATTTAGGGATCGAGTCCCTGCTTGAAAAAGCCCTCGAAAGCCTCACCCAACATTGGAGGGAAGCGCTCGATTCATCCGCGTCGGAACTGGACCATGCGCAGCAACGTCTCCTCGATAGTGAGCTTCAACAGGGTCAGGCCTCCACGTTGGATGTTGTGCGTGATCATCTGCGCTCATCGTTAGGCACTGCTGAACAGGTTTTAAATGGCCTTTCAGCCACGCTTGAACTTCCCAGGCTGCTACTCCTTTCAGATCAAGAGAAAGTTCGTTCTGCTGCGATGGAACGCATTGCTCAGGTGATCCGACAACGCGAGAGCATCGACGCGAGATTGGATCAAGTGATGGAAGGTTGGCGGCTGGGTCGACTACCGCGCATCGATCGCGACATTCTTCGTCTGGCTGTTGTCGACCTTCAAACCATGGGAACACCTGCTCCTGTGGCGTTCAATGAAGCCGTTGAATTGGCGAATCGATACAGCGATGAACAGGGTCGTCGGATGATTAATGGTGTGTTGCGTCGCTTCCACGATGCTCAATCCACTGCAGCGGACTGA
- a CDS encoding DNA gyrase/topoisomerase IV subunit A: MAEERVQPIALHQEMQRSYLEYAMSVIVGRALPDARDGLKPVQRRILYAMQELGLTPDRPYRKCARVVGDVLGKYHPHGDQAVYDALVRLVQTFASRHPLLDGHGNFGSVDDDPPAAMRYTETRLAPIAHQALLEEIGDDTVDFASNFDGSQQEPTVLPAQLPFLLLNGCSGIAVGMATSIPPHNLGEVVDGLIALIRQPGLSDERLLELIPGPDFPTGGEVLLSSGLQDTYLQGRGSIPMRGVAHTEEVQLGKGRHKRNAVVVTELPYQLSKAGWIEKLAESVNDGKIGGIADIRDESDRDGMRVVVELRRDAEPEKVLKDLQRRTALQSNFGAILLALVNGQPQQLSLRQLLQTFLDYRELTLIRRTSHALRKTEDRLEVVEGLITALNNLQAVIAMIQEAKDAASARASLMVRLDLNERQADAVLAMPLRRLTGLEQESLRQEVDNLRNEKERLKLLLENRDQLLDAMVAELKTLKKRFSTPRRTRLVEGGDALIAERAASQRPNTELLRQQALAALPGDGRLLIQADGQVKIVTPQVLGRLHFGDPCPVSDAPSPARVILPIEPPPRLLAISANGRVALVRWEFAGQQPGALERFLPSGLEGEPIVAIAPLPMQESSDLSLGLLSSDGRFKRLPLAEVLELSGRATSVVKLKDGVQLKAAVICHEHHDLILVSDIGRMLRLPINEDVLPRMGRLAQGPMTMRLLPGEHLIGALCPTKPTALLVSEQGRLARIDLTSIRSSQRGDLGSMAIQLVGDTDRITGLTEASGLIGMVSTEQRHGRIDPTTLEITNPGEEFSNQIELHQGETITDLIPQISG, encoded by the coding sequence ATGGCTGAGGAGCGCGTTCAACCGATCGCCCTGCATCAGGAGATGCAGCGCTCCTACCTGGAATACGCGATGAGCGTGATCGTGGGTCGGGCCTTGCCCGATGCCCGCGACGGTCTCAAGCCGGTGCAGCGTCGAATCCTGTATGCGATGCAAGAACTGGGGTTAACCCCAGATCGGCCCTACAGAAAATGCGCTCGTGTTGTTGGCGATGTTCTCGGGAAATACCATCCCCACGGAGATCAGGCGGTCTACGACGCACTCGTACGACTGGTTCAAACCTTTGCTAGCCGACATCCTCTGTTGGATGGACATGGCAATTTCGGATCGGTTGATGACGATCCGCCAGCCGCGATGCGTTACACCGAAACGCGTCTTGCTCCGATTGCCCATCAAGCTCTGCTGGAAGAAATCGGTGATGACACCGTCGACTTTGCATCGAACTTCGATGGGTCTCAACAAGAACCAACTGTTCTCCCCGCACAACTCCCCTTCCTTCTCCTCAATGGGTGTTCTGGCATCGCCGTTGGCATGGCCACGAGCATCCCACCCCACAACTTGGGTGAGGTGGTGGACGGCCTCATTGCTCTGATTCGACAACCAGGACTGAGCGACGAGCGCCTTTTAGAACTCATTCCTGGCCCTGATTTTCCAACCGGTGGGGAAGTTTTACTCAGTTCAGGCCTCCAAGACACCTACCTCCAGGGCCGCGGCAGTATCCCAATGCGGGGTGTAGCGCACACAGAAGAAGTGCAGCTGGGTAAGGGACGCCACAAACGGAACGCCGTAGTTGTAACCGAACTGCCCTATCAACTCAGCAAAGCGGGCTGGATCGAAAAACTGGCTGAATCGGTGAACGACGGAAAAATTGGCGGCATCGCTGACATCCGCGATGAAAGCGATCGAGATGGCATGCGGGTTGTAGTGGAACTTCGCCGCGATGCTGAACCCGAAAAAGTTCTCAAGGACCTCCAACGCCGGACCGCATTGCAGAGCAATTTCGGTGCAATCCTGCTCGCCCTTGTCAACGGTCAGCCCCAGCAGCTCTCACTGCGGCAGCTCCTCCAAACCTTTCTCGACTACAGGGAACTCACCCTGATTCGACGCACAAGCCACGCCCTCCGCAAAACAGAAGATCGCCTGGAAGTGGTGGAGGGCCTGATCACGGCTCTGAACAACCTTCAAGCCGTGATCGCGATGATCCAAGAAGCCAAAGATGCTGCCTCCGCTCGCGCCAGCTTGATGGTGCGATTGGACCTCAACGAGCGCCAGGCTGATGCCGTGTTGGCGATGCCGCTCCGTCGCCTAACAGGACTGGAACAGGAAAGCTTGCGCCAAGAGGTCGACAACCTGCGAAACGAGAAAGAGCGTTTGAAATTGCTGCTCGAAAACCGAGATCAGTTGCTGGACGCCATGGTTGCAGAACTAAAAACACTAAAAAAACGCTTCTCCACTCCACGTCGCACACGACTGGTGGAAGGCGGGGATGCCTTGATCGCAGAACGAGCTGCCAGTCAAAGACCCAATACGGAGCTTCTCCGTCAGCAAGCCCTAGCTGCTCTCCCCGGTGATGGTCGACTGCTAATCCAAGCCGACGGACAAGTGAAGATCGTGACCCCACAGGTGCTGGGTCGTCTTCATTTTGGTGATCCTTGTCCAGTAAGCGATGCCCCTTCACCTGCTCGGGTAATCCTTCCGATCGAACCGCCACCGCGACTTCTCGCCATTAGTGCCAATGGTCGTGTTGCCCTCGTGCGTTGGGAGTTTGCCGGACAACAACCAGGAGCATTGGAACGATTCCTACCTAGCGGGTTGGAAGGTGAACCGATCGTGGCGATCGCTCCCCTACCAATGCAAGAGAGCAGTGACCTCAGCCTTGGCTTGCTGAGCAGCGATGGACGCTTCAAACGACTGCCACTCGCAGAAGTCTTGGAATTATCTGGACGCGCCACCAGCGTTGTGAAGCTGAAAGACGGCGTTCAACTCAAAGCCGCTGTGATTTGCCATGAGCACCACGATCTGATCTTGGTAAGCGACATCGGTCGAATGCTGCGTCTTCCGATCAATGAAGACGTGCTTCCACGAATGGGACGACTTGCCCAAGGGCCGATGACCATGCGGTTGCTTCCTGGGGAACATCTCATCGGTGCCCTATGTCCAACGAAACCAACTGCGCTGTTGGTGAGTGAACAAGGTCGTTTAGCGCGCATCGATCTCACCTCTATCCGTTCATCACAACGTGGAGATCTCGGTTCGATGGCCATCCAGCTAGTTGGCGATACCGATCGAATCACCGGATTAACCGAAGCCAGTGGCCTGATCGGCATGGTGTCAACAGAACAACGTCATGGTCGGATTGATCCCACCACTCTTGAAATCACCAATCCAGGGGAAGAATTTTCCAATCAAATCGAACTCCACCAAGGTGAAACCATTACCGATTTGATACCTCAAATCAGCGGTTAA
- the purL gene encoding phosphoribosylformylglycinamidine synthase subunit PurL produces the protein MVSSSSYDVSAALKQEGLKSSDWDEICRRLGREPNRAELGMFGVMWSEHCCYRNSRPLLSGFPTEGPRILVGPGENAGVVDLGDGHRLAFKIESHNHPSAVEPFQGAATGVGGILRDIFTMGARPIALLNALRFGPLDDSANVGLMEGVVAGIAHYGNCVGVPTVGGEVAFDPSYSGNPLVNAMALGLMETKDIVKSGAIGVGNPVVYVGSTTGRDGMGGASFASAELSADSLDDRPAVQVGDPFLEKGLIEACLEAFDSGDVVAAQDMGAAGLTCSCSEMAAKGGLGVELDLDRVPARESGMTAYEFLLSESQERMLFVVKAGREEPLMKRFRRWGLQAAVVGQVLEEPIVRVLHHGEVAAEVPATALADDTPIEKHALLSEPPVDLQEHWQWTEAQLPDLADPAAALLGLLDDPTIASKRWVHRQYDQQVLANTVVSSGAADAAVIRLRPQQGDGSLKTTTRGVAATVDCPNRWVALDPERGAMAAVAEAARNLSCVGSEPLAITDNLNFPSPETPKGFWQLAMACRGISEACKAFQTPVTGGNVSLYNETRRDDGSLQPIHPTPVIGMVGVVDDITKVTGLGWCQPGDVVVLLGVKPDADQDDRVGLAGSSYQQFTLGTITGRPPRIDFDLEKRVQGLVRQAIADGLIASAHDSSDGGLAVALAECSIASGFGVELTLSVGTMSPARLLFAEGGARVVVSVKADQLTRWQTMLTSNPDVSTTVLGTVASHGRFQLSFGVGSTIDLSVDQLQQVYADALPRRLA, from the coding sequence GTGGTGTCTTCCTCTTCGTATGACGTCTCCGCTGCCCTGAAGCAAGAGGGCTTGAAGTCCTCGGACTGGGATGAAATTTGCCGACGACTCGGTCGGGAGCCCAATCGAGCTGAGTTGGGCATGTTTGGGGTGATGTGGTCTGAACACTGCTGTTATCGGAATTCACGCCCATTGCTCAGTGGCTTCCCCACTGAGGGGCCGCGCATTTTGGTGGGTCCGGGGGAGAACGCAGGTGTTGTCGATCTCGGTGACGGCCACCGCCTCGCTTTCAAAATCGAAAGCCACAACCACCCCTCTGCGGTGGAGCCATTTCAGGGCGCTGCGACTGGGGTTGGCGGGATTTTGCGCGATATTTTCACGATGGGTGCCAGGCCGATTGCGTTGCTGAACGCCTTGCGTTTTGGACCATTGGACGACAGCGCCAACGTTGGCTTGATGGAAGGGGTGGTGGCGGGGATTGCCCATTACGGCAATTGCGTGGGTGTTCCCACCGTGGGTGGAGAAGTGGCCTTTGATCCCTCCTATTCCGGAAACCCATTGGTGAATGCCATGGCTTTGGGCTTGATGGAAACCAAAGACATCGTCAAATCGGGTGCCATTGGTGTGGGAAATCCCGTGGTGTACGTGGGTAGCACCACAGGGCGAGATGGCATGGGCGGCGCCAGTTTTGCGAGTGCTGAATTAAGTGCTGATTCGCTTGATGATCGACCGGCCGTTCAGGTGGGTGATCCTTTCTTAGAGAAGGGTTTGATCGAGGCTTGCTTAGAAGCTTTTGATAGTGGTGATGTGGTGGCTGCCCAAGATATGGGTGCTGCAGGGTTGACGTGCAGTTGCTCTGAAATGGCTGCAAAGGGTGGCTTGGGAGTTGAACTGGATCTCGATCGGGTTCCTGCCCGTGAATCGGGCATGACCGCTTACGAGTTCTTGTTGTCTGAATCGCAGGAACGGATGTTGTTTGTGGTGAAAGCTGGTCGGGAAGAACCCTTGATGAAGCGGTTCCGTCGCTGGGGTTTGCAAGCGGCCGTTGTGGGACAGGTGTTGGAAGAGCCCATCGTTCGTGTTCTCCATCACGGAGAGGTGGCCGCGGAGGTGCCTGCTACGGCCCTGGCCGACGACACACCCATCGAGAAGCACGCTTTGCTTTCAGAGCCGCCAGTCGATCTACAGGAGCACTGGCAATGGACAGAAGCTCAGTTGCCTGACCTGGCGGATCCTGCAGCAGCTTTGCTGGGGTTGTTAGACGATCCCACCATTGCCAGCAAGCGTTGGGTTCATCGCCAGTACGACCAGCAAGTGCTAGCTAACACTGTGGTGTCGTCTGGTGCTGCCGATGCCGCTGTGATTCGGCTTCGGCCTCAACAAGGCGATGGTTCGTTGAAGACCACGACGCGTGGTGTGGCTGCCACGGTTGATTGCCCCAATCGTTGGGTGGCACTCGATCCTGAACGTGGTGCCATGGCGGCTGTGGCTGAGGCTGCCCGCAATTTGAGCTGTGTGGGTTCTGAGCCCCTTGCGATTACCGACAACCTCAACTTCCCGTCGCCTGAAACTCCGAAGGGTTTTTGGCAACTTGCCATGGCCTGTCGAGGGATTTCTGAGGCCTGCAAGGCTTTTCAGACTCCCGTGACGGGTGGGAACGTCTCGCTGTACAACGAAACTCGTCGCGATGACGGTTCTCTTCAACCGATTCATCCCACGCCAGTGATCGGCATGGTGGGCGTGGTGGACGACATCACCAAGGTGACTGGACTTGGTTGGTGCCAACCCGGAGATGTGGTGGTTTTACTTGGTGTAAAACCGGATGCTGATCAGGATGATCGGGTTGGATTGGCTGGAAGCAGTTATCAGCAATTCACCCTGGGAACAATCACCGGTCGGCCACCTCGGATTGATTTCGATTTGGAGAAACGGGTGCAGGGGTTGGTTCGTCAGGCCATTGCCGATGGGTTGATTGCTTCAGCCCACGACAGCAGTGATGGCGGGTTGGCTGTGGCGCTTGCGGAGTGCTCCATTGCATCTGGTTTTGGAGTTGAGCTCACCCTGTCAGTCGGAACAATGAGCCCTGCTCGGTTGTTGTTTGCTGAAGGGGGCGCCCGTGTTGTGGTGTCGGTGAAAGCGGATCAGTTGACGCGTTGGCAAACGATGTTGACGTCTAACCCGGACGTTTCAACAACGGTTCTGGGAACTGTCGCCTCCCACGGTCGGTTCCAACTGTCCTTTGGTGTCGGCAGCACCATTGATCTATCCGTTGACCAGCTGCAGCAGGTGTACGCCGATGCTCTGCCCCGTCGCCTGGCGTGA
- the queG gene encoding tRNA epoxyqueuosine(34) reductase QueG, with protein MSGQHPAQLKPLSRALKQRAKEEGFDPVGIARLPGSPRLQLRTEALQRWLNHGYQADMAWMAAPRRRDASQLLEGVQSLLAVGLNYYVSEESAPGSLKVARYGWGRDYHRVVEQRLRRVGRWLSDQRPNCQWRVCVDASPLLDKVWAEEAGLGWIGKHSNVIHPHRGSWMVIGHLLTTEPLQADTPAASLCGRCVACIEACPTDAIREPFVVDAQRCLAFHTIENRDPELPDSIKTSLGPWIAGCDICQDVCPWNHRDLPSSEDPDMQPRPWLLNVNAQDLQNWDDATWDQQLRGSALRRIKPWMWRRNAAAAQPDLPPNL; from the coding sequence ATGTCAGGGCAACACCCAGCTCAACTCAAACCCTTGAGCCGAGCTTTGAAACAGCGGGCCAAGGAAGAAGGATTTGATCCGGTTGGAATCGCACGTCTGCCCGGAAGTCCCCGCTTACAGCTGCGGACGGAAGCCTTACAACGTTGGCTCAATCACGGCTACCAAGCCGATATGGCTTGGATGGCAGCGCCCCGCCGACGCGATGCATCCCAACTTTTAGAGGGGGTACAAAGCCTGTTGGCCGTGGGATTGAATTACTACGTTTCTGAGGAATCAGCCCCAGGATCCTTAAAGGTGGCTCGCTACGGCTGGGGTCGCGATTACCACCGCGTTGTCGAGCAACGTTTACGACGCGTGGGGCGTTGGTTGTCCGATCAAAGGCCGAACTGCCAATGGCGCGTTTGTGTGGACGCATCACCCCTGTTGGACAAAGTTTGGGCGGAAGAAGCTGGGCTGGGTTGGATTGGAAAACACAGCAATGTGATTCATCCCCATCGGGGCTCATGGATGGTGATTGGCCATCTCCTCACAACGGAACCACTTCAAGCCGATACTCCAGCCGCAAGCCTTTGTGGACGATGCGTCGCTTGCATCGAGGCCTGCCCCACCGATGCGATCCGCGAACCATTTGTTGTTGACGCCCAACGATGCCTGGCGTTTCACACCATCGAAAACCGAGATCCCGAGCTTCCTGATTCGATCAAAACGTCCCTGGGACCATGGATCGCCGGTTGTGATATCTGCCAAGACGTTTGTCCCTGGAACCATCGAGATCTACCGAGCAGTGAAGATCCAGACATGCAACCTCGACCATGGCTTCTCAATGTGAATGCCCAAGACCTTCAGAACTGGGACGATGCCACGTGGGATCAACAGTTACGGGGGTCGGCTTTACGACGAATCAAACCGTGGATGTGGCGAAGAAATGCGGCTGCAGCACAACCGGACCTGCCTCCTAACCTCTAA
- the purF gene encoding amidophosphoribosyltransferase produces MQTSDGFLNRRPVQQQQLVAERPDRMEEACGVFAVLAAEQPVANLAYFGLYALQHRGQESAGIAVFNQDKVLLHKDMGLVSQVFDQDVLARMSGDLSIGHNRYSTTGSSRVCNAQPVVLMTRLGAFALAHNGNLVNAKELRVLVDDGKTEFTSTTDSELIAFAVQQAVNRGLDWRSGIEAALKLCQGAFSLVIGTPAGLFAIRDGYGIRPLVFGFLGEQSLGHWVVSSETCGLEIIGARYVDDVQPGELVHFELGSAEPFRKRWSDEPNRLCVFEMIYFARPDSRFFGESLYSYRQRIGRTLAKESAVDADLVIGVPDSGIPAAIGFSQESGIPYADGLIKNRYVGRTFIQPTQAMREAGIRVKLNPLPDVLSGKRIIVIDDSIVRGTTSGKLVVALRDAGATEVHMRISSPPVTHPCFYGIDTDTQDQLIASRLTLEEIKNHLKVDSLAYLSKEGMVEAAKAESGNFCSACFDGNYPIPMDQELLSSKLTLEPSAGSINR; encoded by the coding sequence ATGCAGACTTCTGATGGATTTCTGAACAGGCGCCCTGTGCAGCAGCAGCAGCTCGTGGCTGAGCGTCCCGATCGGATGGAAGAAGCTTGTGGGGTGTTTGCCGTTTTGGCGGCCGAGCAACCGGTTGCCAATTTGGCGTATTTCGGTCTGTATGCCCTGCAGCATCGCGGCCAGGAATCCGCTGGTATCGCTGTCTTTAACCAGGACAAAGTGCTTCTGCACAAAGACATGGGCCTGGTAAGCCAGGTGTTTGATCAGGACGTTCTGGCTCGGATGTCTGGTGATTTGTCGATCGGCCACAACCGCTATTCGACGACGGGTAGCAGTCGTGTTTGCAATGCCCAGCCGGTGGTGTTGATGACCCGTCTTGGTGCTTTTGCTCTGGCCCACAACGGCAATTTGGTGAATGCCAAAGAGTTGCGTGTGCTGGTGGATGACGGGAAAACAGAATTCACCTCCACAACGGATTCAGAACTGATCGCCTTTGCGGTGCAGCAAGCCGTGAATCGGGGTCTTGACTGGCGTTCAGGTATCGAAGCTGCGCTCAAGCTTTGTCAGGGGGCATTCAGCTTGGTGATCGGCACCCCCGCTGGTCTTTTTGCGATTCGTGATGGCTATGGCATTCGCCCTTTGGTGTTTGGGTTTCTCGGAGAGCAAAGCCTTGGCCATTGGGTGGTGAGCAGTGAAACCTGTGGTTTGGAGATTATTGGAGCCCGATATGTGGATGATGTGCAACCCGGCGAATTAGTGCACTTTGAACTGGGTTCAGCTGAGCCATTTCGGAAGCGCTGGAGTGATGAACCGAACCGGCTTTGTGTGTTCGAAATGATCTATTTTGCGCGCCCGGATAGTCGTTTCTTTGGTGAATCGTTATATAGCTATCGGCAACGTATTGGTCGCACGCTTGCGAAAGAATCAGCTGTAGATGCTGATTTAGTGATTGGCGTTCCTGATTCAGGCATTCCTGCTGCTATTGGATTTTCTCAAGAGAGCGGAATTCCTTATGCCGACGGTTTAATTAAAAACCGGTATGTGGGACGCACCTTTATTCAGCCAACACAAGCGATGCGTGAAGCAGGTATCCGCGTCAAGCTCAATCCTCTGCCTGATGTGCTCTCTGGCAAGCGAATCATCGTGATTGATGATTCGATCGTACGGGGAACCACCAGTGGAAAACTTGTTGTCGCATTACGCGATGCAGGGGCAACCGAGGTGCACATGCGGATCAGTTCACCACCGGTGACCCACCCTTGTTTTTACGGGATTGATACGGATACTCAGGATCAATTAATCGCCTCTCGACTCACTTTGGAGGAAATCAAGAACCATCTCAAAGTGGATTCTTTGGCATACCTCAGCAAGGAGGGAATGGTCGAAGCAGCAAAGGCAGAGTCAGGAAATTTCTGCAGTGCTTGTTTCGATGGGAACTATCCCATTCCGATGGATCAGGAGTTGCTGTCCAGCAAGTTGACACTTGAACCGTCGGCTGGATCGATTAACCGCTGA